One genomic segment of Hordeum vulgare subsp. vulgare chromosome 2H, MorexV3_pseudomolecules_assembly, whole genome shotgun sequence includes these proteins:
- the LOC123425133 gene encoding H/ACA ribonucleoprotein complex subunit 4-like: MSSTPPAVASPASEHTKSKKKKSKSKDASSDPAADTTSLADAEAKTDGYMIKPQALVPSLDTSTWPLLLKNYDRLNVRTGHYTPLPSGHSPLKRPLAEYLRYGVINLDKPSNPSSHEVVAWIKRLLRVEKTGHSGTLDPKVTGNLIVCVDRATRLVKSQQGAGKEYVCIARFHAAVPDTARVARALESLTGAVFQRPPLISAVKRQLRVRTIYESKLLEHDAERHLAVFWISCEAGTYVRTLCVHLGLLLGVGAHMQELRRVRSGILGEQDNMVTMHDVMDAMWALDNHKDESYIRRVVMPLEVILTSYKRLVVKDSAVNAICYGAKLMIPGLLRFENDIDVGEEVVLMTTKGEAIAIGIAEMPTAVMATCDHGAVAKIKRVVMDRDTYPRKWGLGPVALKKKKMIAEGLLDKHGKPTDKTPAEWLRNVVLPTGGDAMIASLAAAPEPEKVKAEQQNVVPSEEVKEKKKRKSDEDDITASTPAKKIKAEEVTEAVEGEKSEKKKKKKKDKGEPGSAVSETVKEEKSSLSDEEKGASEKKKKKKSKEGGDDVALESAEVEKSEKKKDKKKKSKEGGDDVATESEVEKSEKKKEKKKKKKDAEEAAQ, from the coding sequence ATGTCCTCCACGCCGCCGGCCGTCGCTTCCCCCGCCTCCGAGCACACCAAATCCAAGAAAAAGAAGAGCAAATCCAAGGACGCCTCCTCCGACCCCGCCGCCGATACCACGTCGCTGGCGGACGCGGAGGCCAAGACCGATGGGTACATGATCAAGCCCCAGGCCCTGGTCCCGTCCCTCGACACCTCCACCTGGCCGCTCCTCCTCAAGAACTACGACCGCCTCAACGTCCGCACCGGCCACTACACCCCGCTCCCCTCCGGCCACTCGCCGCTCAAGCGCCCCCTCGCCGAGTACCTCCGCTACGGCGTCATCAACCTCGACAAGCCATCCAACCCCTCCTCCCACGAGGTGGTGGCGTGGATCAAGCGCCTCCTCCGCGTCGAGAAGACCGGCCACAGCGGCACGCTCGACCCCAAGGTCACCGGCAACCTCATCGTCTGCGTCGACCGCGCCACACGCCTCGTCAAGTCGCAGCAGGGCGCAGGTAAGGAGTATGTGTGCATCGCCCGCTTCCACGCCGCCGTCCCAGACACGGCCCGGGTCGCCCGCGCGCTCGAGTCCCTTACAGGCGCCGTGTTCCAGCGCCCGCCGCTCATCTCGGCGGTCAAGCGCCAGCTCAGGGTGCGGACCATTTATGAGAGCAAGCTGCTGGAGCATGACGCCGAGCGCCACCTTGCCGTGTTTTGGATCTCTTGTGAGGCCGGAACCTATGTACGGACGCTCTGTGTGCACCTTGGGCTGCTCCTGGGTGTCGGTGCGCATATGCAGGAGCTGCGCCGTGTCCGGTCAGGTATCCTTGGAGAGCAGGACAACATGGTCACCATGCACGATGTGATGGATGCAATGTGGGCACTTGACAACCACAAGGATGAGTCTTACATAAGGCGTGTGGTGATGCCTCTTGAGGTAATTCTTACTAGCTACAAGAGGCTTGTTGTGAAGGACTCTGCTGTTAATGCTATCTGCTATGGGGCCAAGCTTATGATTCCTGGGTTGCTCCGGTTTGAGAATGACATTGATGTTGGGGAAGAGGTTGTTCTCATGACTACAAAGGGGGAGGCCATTGCCATTGGTATTGCTGAGATGCCCACTGCTGTTATGGCGACTTGCGACCATGGTGCTGTGGCGAAGATCAAGAGGGTGGTCATGGACAGGGACACATACCCGAGGAAGTGGGGACTTGGTCCGGTGgcactcaagaagaagaagatgattgcTGAGGGCCTCCTTGATAAGCATGGGAAGCCAACTGACAAGACCCCAGCTGAGTGGCTTCGAAATGTGGTGCTTCCTACTGGTGGTGATGCGATGATTGCTAGCCTTGCAGCTGCTCCTGAGCCTGAGAAGGTAAAGGCGGAACAACAGAATGTGGTGCCAAGTGAGGAggtcaaggagaagaaaaagaggaagagTGATGAGGATGATATTACTGCTTCTACACCTGCAAAGAAGATCAAGGCGGAGGAGGTCACTGAGGCAGTGGAAGGGGAGAAgagtgagaagaagaaaaagaaaaagaaagacaaGGGTGAACCAGGATCAGCTGTTTCAGAGAcagtgaaagaggagaagagcagTCTGTCTGATGAGGAGAAGGGTGCTagcgagaagaaaaagaagaagaagagcaaggaaGGTGGTGATGATGTGGCTCTAGAGAGTGCGGAAGTTGAGAAGAGTGAGAAGaaaaaggacaagaagaagaagagcaaggaaGGCGGTGATGATGTTGCTACAGAGAGTGAAGTAGAGAAGagtgagaagaaaaaggagaagaaaaagaagaagaaagacgcAGAGGAGGCGGCACAATAG
- the LOC123425134 gene encoding hydrophobic protein LTI6A, translating into MADEGTANCIDIILAIILPPLGVFFKFACGIEFWICLLLTFFGYLPGIIYAVWVITK; encoded by the exons ATGGCGGACGAGGGGACGGCCAACTGCATCGACATCATCCTCGCCATCATCCTGCCGCCGCTCGGCGTCTTCTTCAAGTTCGCCTGCGGG ATCGAGTTCTGGATCTGCCTGCTGCTCACCTTCTTCGGCTACCTCCCCGGCATCATCTACGCCGTCTGGGTCATCACCAAGTAG